A stretch of DNA from Methanomassiliicoccales archaeon:
CACATGCCAAATGAGCTCCCTCTTTCCTCAGCTGGGGAGAGATCGGCGGTAAGAGCCATATTGGCGGTCTGGGACGCGGCGAATAGCACTCCCATTATGAATAGCAGCACTCCTAGGGCCAGGGGATGCGGAGATTCGCCTTGGACCAACCAAGCGATCGCAATTATGGCGAGGACAACGCTAAGGCATAGCAGGATGTAGACAGCTCTCCTTCTATTAGCTCCAAAGCAATCGCACAGTTTTCCTCCCAAGGGATAGCCGATGCCGCTAGCCAAACCGAAGAGCGCTGCATACAAGGCAGCACCTGGCAACCCCATATTTGATGCCTCGGCAACCACAAGCAGCGCCCAGAAACCGAAGAACCAAAGGGTATAAAGAAGAGGAATGGCGGATAGATAAACCATCACTAGTTTCCTATCCTTGAGCGCTTTGGATTTAACAAATCCTCTGCTTGAATAAATGAAAGCGATAAGCGCCATCGCGGCCGTTAATACTAGGATAGCTTGGGATACCGCTCCAAGCCCTAGCTCCGCCGATGCCAGGTATACCCCCATCAGCACCATTAGGAAGACGACAGCCCATGAGACCATCCTTTTGCCTGCAGCCAATATGTCAGATGAAGGAATGGCGAAGACTTTCCATAGCACAAAGGACATTATGAGGGTAGGGAAGGCGAAGATGATGAATGGCAGGGACCAGGCAGCCTCTTCACCCAACATCTGCTCTCCTGCTTGGATTATCATAGGTGTCAGCACGAAAGCCAGGGTCATACCAAGGGCAAGGCCGGTGAAGACTATGCCCAACCCCAATCCCCGGCTCTTTTCTGGAGTTACCTGGCAAATGATGGCACGATCATTAGAATAGTAGGCACCTTCTCCCAGGCCTGTAATTATACGCAAGGCTACGAAAGAATTCAAACTCTTTACTAAGCCGTTCAACAGAGTTGCGATACCAGACCATAGAACGCTGATGAAGATCAGGACCCGATGCCCATACCTATCCCCTAAATGACCCGCGGGGAACTGCGTCAGCATGTATCCAGCGAAGAACATGGAGCCTATTATGCCTCCAATGGCGTGAGGCATCGGTGCTTCGAGCATGAATCCCACTTGATTCGCGATCATCCAGGAGACGACCGGTCCAGTGATGGCCCTGTCCGCGTAGAGTAGTGTCCAGGATAAGAAAAGGACTAACCAAATGTTGTGGTAATCCCTCCATCGCCCCTCTCCAC
This window harbors:
- a CDS encoding MFS transporter, coding for MSNTNSGEGRWRDYHNIWLVLFLSWTLLYADRAITGPVVSWMIANQVGFMLEAPMPHAIGGIIGSMFFAGYMLTQFPAGHLGDRYGHRVLIFISVLWSGIATLLNGLVKSLNSFVALRIITGLGEGAYYSNDRAIICQVTPEKSRGLGLGIVFTGLALGMTLAFVLTPMIIQAGEQMLGEEAAWSLPFIIFAFPTLIMSFVLWKVFAIPSSDILAAGKRMVSWAVVFLMVLMGVYLASAELGLGAVSQAILVLTAAMALIAFIYSSRGFVKSKALKDRKLVMVYLSAIPLLYTLWFFGFWALLVVAEASNMGLPGAALYAALFGLASGIGYPLGGKLCDCFGANRRRAVYILLCLSVVLAIIAIAWLVQGESPHPLALGVLLFIMGVLFAASQTANMALTADLSPAEERGSSFGM